In Mercurialis annua linkage group LG5, ddMerAnnu1.2, whole genome shotgun sequence, a single genomic region encodes these proteins:
- the LOC126681524 gene encoding uncharacterized protein At4g04775-like, producing the protein MAEGFSEEDYVDGFPVCNVPKCKCGLEAKVMVCWTEKHPGRRFFRCPNAKMRVNRCPFFMWYDEEYAPHLKHMLYTMKRSNGELQKEGEKLRGDVFELKHLIDRASIIDAIEVEDELLKAANKIEGMELELTDLYAANRGLQMEIRELKNELTAARIRENNRGTEGL; encoded by the exons ATGGCCGAAGGATTTTCAGAAGAGGATTATGTAGATGGATTCCCTGTGTGCAATGTTCCTAAATGCAAATGCGGATTGGAGGCGAAGGTCATGGTGTGTTGGACTGAAAAGCATCCTGGGAGGCGATTCTTTCGATGTCCAAATGCTAAG ATGCGGGTGAATCGATGCCCCTTCTTCATGTGGTATGACGAGGAATATGCTCCTCACCTGAAGCACATGTTGTATACTATGAAGAGATCAAATGGAGAGCTACAGAAAGAAGGGGAAAAGCTCAGAGGAGATGTATTCGAGCTGAAGCATTTGATTGACAGAGCAAGTATAATTGATGCAATTGAAGTGGAGGACGAGCTTCTTAAAGCTGCTAACAAAATTGAGGGGATGGAGCTTGAGCTAACAGACTTGTATGCTGCAAATAGGGGACTGCAGATGGAGATTAGAGAATTGAAGAATGAACTCACAGCTGCTCGGATTAGAGAAAATAATAGGGGAACTGAAGGCTTATAA
- the LOC130014555 gene encoding uncharacterized protein LOC130014555, producing MEGQAKQVVCDCGIPCRMQISSTERNPGRRFYGCSKRNNQCDFFAWVDNDMAYQMTMVRNLKSEVNGMTEERNKALLELVHAHTQVAAKTDELEQLNEAFEGLKESIEMYHEENVLMIQDSGLQLMEINTLKKHVKLMEVKCSDMERKNKIMRLGFFVAFTIAGCSLSVACLKKK from the exons ATGGAAGGACAAGCTAAACAAGTTGTGTGCGACTGTGGAATTCCATGCCGTATGCAGATTTCCTCCACCGAACGAAATCCAGGACGGAGATTTTACGGCTGTTCGAAGAGAAAT AATCAATGCGATTTTTTTGCGTGGGTGGATAACGACATGGCCTATCAGATGACGATGGTCAGGAATTTGAAAAGTGAGGTTAATGGCATGACTGAAGAACGCAACAAAGCTCTACTGGAACTAGTTCATGCCCATACTCAGGTGGCGGCTAAAACTGACGAACTGGAGCAACTTAATGAGGCCTTCGAGGGATTGAAGGAGTCCATTGAGATGTACCACGAAGAAAATGTGCTTATGATCCAGGATAGTGGTCTGCAACTTATGGAGATAAACACTCTGAAGAAACACGTCAAGCTGATGGAAGTCAAGTGCTCAGACATGGAGAGGAAAAACAAGATCATGAGGCTTGGTTTTTTTGTGGCATTTACAATTGCCGGTTGCAGTTTATCCGTTGCTTGTTTGAAGAAAAAATGA
- the LOC126679918 gene encoding E3 ubiquitin-protein ligase SINA-like 10 gives MSDNIVVSSLNMELMDCPICCEPLTTPIIQCENGHATCNSCSEKTQKCHSCTLPIRRMRNRILEDVADSLRVCCSFKNYGCPATVRYPEKSNHEKFCSFIECSCPIEVCNVKGTSEMIYAHCKVMHKDFVKPFVFCRKFPVSVRLNDNFFILQEENTDIVFVLNNTTCSYGNILTICCLAPSQAGCCPYEIEVNANSSHKFHSTTQNIQGTGNYYRSFSGFLLDSDHEFFADGMIKMEFCVYRAPELA, from the exons ATGTCCGATAATATTGTTGTGTCTTCACTTAATATGGAACTCATGGATTGCCCAATATGCTGTGAACCCTTAACAACTCCAATTATTCAG TGTGAAAATGGGCATGCAACATGCAACTCATGCTCGGAGAAGACTCAGAAGTGCCATTCTTGCACCCTGCCTATCAGAAGAATGAGGAACCGGATTCTTGAAGATGTTGCTGACTCTTTGAGAGTTTGTTGCTCGTTCAAGAATTATGGATGCCCAGCAACTGTGAGGTACCCCGAAAAGAGCAACCACGAAAAGTTCTGTTCTTTCATAGAGTGCTCATGCCCCATTGAAGTTTGCAATGTTAAGGGAACCTCTGAAATGATTTATGCTCACTGTAAAGTGATGCATAAAGATTTTGTGAAGCCGTTTGTTTTTTGTCGTAAATTCCCTGTTTCTGTTCGGCTGAATGATAATTTCTTTATTCTCCAAGAGGAAAACACAGACATTGTGTTTGTTCTGAACAACACAACGTGTTCTTATGGGAATATTCTTACAATCTGTTGTCTTGCACCGTCACAAGCTGGATGCTGCCCCTATGAAATTGAAGTGAATGCCAACTCAAGTCACAAGTTTCACAGTACTACCCAGAACATTCAAGGCACCGGCAATTACTATCGTTCTTTTTCAGGGTTCCTTCTTGATAGTGACCACGAATTTTTTGCTGACGGTATGATCAAGATGGAGTTTTGTGTTTATCGCGCACCGGAGCTTGCTTAA
- the LOC126682837 gene encoding uncharacterized protein LOC126682837: MGKEKIFFGSDETKGKKRPARTVEVDSQILEIVLHYDGEFGEGGYLWGDVCARCFDISQLSLNRLDLWAKKIGVKGLVMYYWRQPELDYHRGIKPLEHDRDVEEMARAALKEGVVDVYVRYLTSDDVHNLVPESGPKLELKEIEEDGPFEPVEDGPVEAVEDAAGVEEGPGDELLLLEWYDTEDEGQVEALEVEIAADEGPSDVAEGPEEGCSKKQKNK, translated from the exons ATGGGAAAAGAAAAGATCTTCTTCGGCAGTGATGAGACGAAAGGGAAGAAACGGCCAG CCCGTACTGTGGAAGTGGATTCTCAGATCCTGGAAATTGTTCTGCACTATGATGGAGAATTTGGAGAAGGTGGTTATTTGTGGGGCGACGTGTGTGCAAGATGTTTTGACATTTCCCAACTGTCACTGAATAGACTTGATTTGTGGGCCAAAAAAATTGGAGTGAAGGGGCTGGTTATGTATTATTGGAGGCAGCCAGAGTTGGACTATCATCGAGGGATAAAACCTCTTGAACATGATAGAGATGTTGAGGAGATGGCAAGGGCTGCACTAAAAGAAGGTGTGGTTGATGTCTACGTTCGATATTTAACCTCTGATGATGTGCATAATTTGGTGCCTGAGAGTGGACCCAAGTTAGAAttgaaagaaattgaagaagatggtccATTTGAGCCAGTTGAAGATGGTCCAGTGGAGGCAGTTGAAGATGCCGCGGGAGTTGAAGAAGGTCCAGGTGATGAATTATTGTTGCTAGAGTGGTACGACACTGAAGATGAGGGCCAAGTAGAAGCCTTGGAAGTGGAGATTGCTGCTGATGAAGGCCCATCTGATGTGGCTGAAGGTCCAGAAGAAGGGTGCAGCAAAAAACagaagaacaaataa
- the LOC126683498 gene encoding uncharacterized protein LOC126683498 isoform X1 — protein MKRIKTHNEGKPYAWLLDKTLSEWSRHLFHPAAKSDHCTNNMTESFNSWINKIRGMPICKMIDSIRQKCMVRMHKRYAKASTWEGRVTPLVRITIINLIRESRYCKMFPGRNDEFEVIEGKCRFVVKLGENKCSCLWWDRSGIPCKHAMVCIGYKRGDVESYCDEYFTVEKYLATYNPTLRPFPHNDMEEDDTPVNRKLLPSHLKRQPGRPRKARNKQDGETPAGGRIKRSSTVRCKICKQLGHNKRTCGRGPTMAEIRSARMDEAPSSSHVQSPARGRGRGGSRGRGGGRRRRGGGQRGRCGIGGSTSEAQA, from the exons ATGAAGAGGATAAAGACTCACAATGAGGGAAAACCATATGCTTGGTTGTTGGATAAGACTTTATCTGAATGGTCAAGACATTTGTTCCACCCAGCAGCAAAGAGTGATCATTGCACAAACAATATGACCGAGTCGTTCAATAGTTGGATCAATAAGATTAGAGGTATGCCTATTTGCAAAATGATTGATTCAATTAGACAAAAGTGCATGGTTAGAATGCATAAAAGGTATGCAAAAGCATCAACTTGGGAGGGCAGAGTTACACCATTGGTTAGGATAACTATCATCAACCTAATAAGGGAGAGTAGATACTGTAAAATGTTTCCGGGACGGAATGATGAATTTGAGGTTATTGAGGGAAAATGTAGGTTTGTTGTGAAGTTAGGAGAAAACAAATGTTCTTGTCTATGGTGGGACAGGAGTGGCATACCTTGTAAGCATGCCATGGTTTGTATTGGTTATAAAAGGGGGGATGTTGAGAGCTATTGTGATGAATATTTCACGGTGGAAAAGTACCTAGCAACCTACAATCCTACATTGCGTCCATTCCCTCACAATGATATGGAAGAAGATGACACCCCTGTTAATCGGAAGTTATTACCTTCTCATTTGAAGCGTCAACCAGGAAGGCCAAGAAAGGCAAGAAATAAACAAGATGGAGAAACGCCAGCTGGTGGTAGGATTAAAAGATCCTCTACAGTTAGGTGCAAAATTTGTAAACAGCTTGGACACAACAAAAGGACTTGCGGTAGAGGTCCAACAATGGCG GAAATTAGAAGTGCTAGAATGGATGAAGCACCAAGCTCCTCTCATGTGCAATCA CCTGCAAGAGGGAGAGGAAGAGGCGGAAGCAGAGGCCGAGGTGGCGGGCGCAGAAGACGAGGAGGCGGGCAAAGAGGCAGATGTGGAATTGGTGGATCAACTTCTGAAGCACAAGCTTAG
- the LOC126683498 gene encoding uncharacterized protein LOC126683498 isoform X3 — protein sequence MKRIKTHNEGKPYAWLLDKTLSEWSRHLFHPAAKSDHCTNNMTESFNSWINKIRGMPICKMIDSIRQKCMVRMHKRYAKASTWEGRVTPLVRITIINLIRESRYCKMFPGRNDEFEVIEGKCRFVVKLGENKCSCLWWDRSGIPCKHAMVCIGYKRGDVESYCDEYFTVEKYLATYNPTLRPFPHNDMEEDDTPVNRKLLPSHLKRQPGRPRKARNKQDGETPAGGRIKRSSTVRCKICKQLGHNKRTCGRGPTMAEIRSARMDEAPSSSHVQSKTMME from the exons ATGAAGAGGATAAAGACTCACAATGAGGGAAAACCATATGCTTGGTTGTTGGATAAGACTTTATCTGAATGGTCAAGACATTTGTTCCACCCAGCAGCAAAGAGTGATCATTGCACAAACAATATGACCGAGTCGTTCAATAGTTGGATCAATAAGATTAGAGGTATGCCTATTTGCAAAATGATTGATTCAATTAGACAAAAGTGCATGGTTAGAATGCATAAAAGGTATGCAAAAGCATCAACTTGGGAGGGCAGAGTTACACCATTGGTTAGGATAACTATCATCAACCTAATAAGGGAGAGTAGATACTGTAAAATGTTTCCGGGACGGAATGATGAATTTGAGGTTATTGAGGGAAAATGTAGGTTTGTTGTGAAGTTAGGAGAAAACAAATGTTCTTGTCTATGGTGGGACAGGAGTGGCATACCTTGTAAGCATGCCATGGTTTGTATTGGTTATAAAAGGGGGGATGTTGAGAGCTATTGTGATGAATATTTCACGGTGGAAAAGTACCTAGCAACCTACAATCCTACATTGCGTCCATTCCCTCACAATGATATGGAAGAAGATGACACCCCTGTTAATCGGAAGTTATTACCTTCTCATTTGAAGCGTCAACCAGGAAGGCCAAGAAAGGCAAGAAATAAACAAGATGGAGAAACGCCAGCTGGTGGTAGGATTAAAAGATCCTCTACAGTTAGGTGCAAAATTTGTAAACAGCTTGGACACAACAAAAGGACTTGCGGTAGAGGTCCAACAATGGCG GAAATTAGAAGTGCTAGAATGGATGAAGCACCAAGCTCCTCTCATGTGCAATCA AAAACCATGATGGAATGA
- the LOC126683498 gene encoding uncharacterized protein LOC126683498 isoform X2, which produces MKRIKTHNEGKPYAWLLDKTLSEWSRHLFHPAAKSDHCTNNMTESFNSWINKIRGMPICKMIDSIRQKCMVRMHKRYAKASTWEGRVTPLVRITIINLIRESRYCKMFPGRNDEFEVIEGKCRFVVKLGENKCSCLWWDRSGIPCKHAMVCIGYKRGDVESYCDEYFTVEKYLATYNPTLRPFPHNDMEEDDTPVNRKLLPSHLKRQPGRPRKARNKQDGETPAGGRIKRSSTVRCKICKQLGHNKRTCGRGPTMAEIRSARMDEAPSSSHVQSEKTMME; this is translated from the exons ATGAAGAGGATAAAGACTCACAATGAGGGAAAACCATATGCTTGGTTGTTGGATAAGACTTTATCTGAATGGTCAAGACATTTGTTCCACCCAGCAGCAAAGAGTGATCATTGCACAAACAATATGACCGAGTCGTTCAATAGTTGGATCAATAAGATTAGAGGTATGCCTATTTGCAAAATGATTGATTCAATTAGACAAAAGTGCATGGTTAGAATGCATAAAAGGTATGCAAAAGCATCAACTTGGGAGGGCAGAGTTACACCATTGGTTAGGATAACTATCATCAACCTAATAAGGGAGAGTAGATACTGTAAAATGTTTCCGGGACGGAATGATGAATTTGAGGTTATTGAGGGAAAATGTAGGTTTGTTGTGAAGTTAGGAGAAAACAAATGTTCTTGTCTATGGTGGGACAGGAGTGGCATACCTTGTAAGCATGCCATGGTTTGTATTGGTTATAAAAGGGGGGATGTTGAGAGCTATTGTGATGAATATTTCACGGTGGAAAAGTACCTAGCAACCTACAATCCTACATTGCGTCCATTCCCTCACAATGATATGGAAGAAGATGACACCCCTGTTAATCGGAAGTTATTACCTTCTCATTTGAAGCGTCAACCAGGAAGGCCAAGAAAGGCAAGAAATAAACAAGATGGAGAAACGCCAGCTGGTGGTAGGATTAAAAGATCCTCTACAGTTAGGTGCAAAATTTGTAAACAGCTTGGACACAACAAAAGGACTTGCGGTAGAGGTCCAACAATGGCG GAAATTAGAAGTGCTAGAATGGATGAAGCACCAAGCTCCTCTCATGTGCAATCA GAGAAAACCATGATGGAATGA
- the LOC126682104 gene encoding uncharacterized protein LOC126682104, producing the protein MEATAKVASIFIYPIKSCRGISVSQAPLTPTGFRWDRNWLVVNSKGNAYTQRVEPKLALVEVNLPHEAFLDDWKPTKNSFMEIKAPKMGVLKIPLEGAHDVAGDVSVWEWSGSALDEGAEAAKWFSDFLGKPSRLVRFNAASESRAVDPNFAHGHSTMFSDGYPFMLISQGSLAALNKLLKEPVPINRFRPNIFVDGCQPFSEDLWKEIRINKFTFEGVKLCSRCKVPTINQDTGVAGSQPTETLKQIRSDNILRPDKKQQGKVYFGQNLVWKDKYNGGKGSIVHVGDPVVVLRKVSTAAEAAA; encoded by the exons ATGGAGGCAACTGCAAAAGTAGCTTCAATCTTCATTTACCCCATAAAATCATGCCGCGGCATTTCTGTTTCTCAAGCACCACTCACTCCTACTG GATTCAGATGGGATCGTAACTGGTTAGTGGTGAATTCAAAAGGAAATGCATATACACAAAGAGTTGAACCCAAGCTTGCTCTGGTCGAGGTCAACCTCCCACACGAGGCATTTTTGGATGATTGGAAACCCACTAAGAACTCCTTCATGG AAATTAAGGCTCCTAAGATGGGTGTGCTTAAGATACCACTTGAAGGAGCACATGATGTAGCAGGTGATGTCTCGGTATGGGAATGGTCTGGCTCAGCATTAGATGAGGGAGCTGAAGCAGCAAAATGGTTTTCAGATTTTCTTGGCAAACCCAGTCGACTAGTGCGTTTTAATGCAG CATCTGAATCCAGGGCTGTGGATCCTAATTTCGCTCACGGACACAGCACTATGTTTTCTGATGGCTATCCATTCATGCTAATATCTCAG GGATCATTGGCTGCACTAAATAAGCTTCTCAAGGAACCTGTTCCAATTAACCGTTTTAGACCCAA CATTTTTGTCGATGGCTGTCAACCATTTTCAGAGGACTTATGGAAAGAAATAaggataaataaatttacatttGAAGGTGTCAAGTTATGCTCCCGCTGTAAG GTACCTACGATTAATCAAGATACTGGGGTAGCAGGATCTCAACCAACTGAAACTCTAAAGCAAATTCGGTCAGACAACATTTTGCGTCCAGATAAGAAACAACAGGGAAAG GTCTACTTCGGGCAGAACCTGGTTTGGAAAGACAAATATAATGGAGGAAAGGGGAGCATAGTTCATGTGGGAGATCCTGTCGTCGTTTTGAGGAAAGTTTCGACTGCAGCTGAAGCTGCTGCCTGA
- the LOC126682105 gene encoding LOW QUALITY PROTEIN: uncharacterized protein LOC126682105 (The sequence of the model RefSeq protein was modified relative to this genomic sequence to represent the inferred CDS: deleted 1 base in 1 codon), whose amino-acid sequence MEPIAQVASIFIYPIKSCRGISVSQAPLTPTGFRWDREWLVVNQKGRAYTQRVEPKLALVEVNLPHEAFFDDWEPTDSSYLEIKAPKMGVLKVPLEGAHEVAEDVSVWEWSGSALDEGAEAAKWFSDFLGKSSRLVRFNAASESRAVDPDFARGYNTMFSDGYPFMLISQGSLGALNKLLEEPVPINRFRPNIFVDGCQPFSEDLWKEIRINKFTFEGVKLCSRCKVPTINQDTGIAGSQPTETLKKIRSDNILRPNKKQQGKVYFGQNLIWKDKLNGSIVHVGDPVFVLKQVSTAAEAAA is encoded by the exons ATGGAGCCAATTGCGCAAGTAGCATCAATCTTCATTTACCCAATTAAATCATGCCGTGGCATCTCTGTTTCCCAAGCACCGCTTACTCCTACTG GATTCCGATGGGATCGTGAGTGGTTAGTGGTCAAT CAAAAGGGAAGGGCTTATACCCAAAGAGTTGAACCCAAGCTTGCTCTCGTCGAGGTCAACCTCCCACACGAAGCTTTTTTCGACGATTGGGAACCCACTGACAGTTCATATTTGG AAATTAAGGCTCCTAAAATGGGTGTGCTTAAGGTACCGCTGGAAGGAGCACATGAAGTAGCAGAAGATGTCTCGGTATGGGAATGGTCTGGCTCAGCATTAGATGAAGGGGCTGAAGCTGCAAAATGGTTTTCAGATTTTCTTGGGAAGTCCAGTCGACTAGTGCGCTTTAACGCAG CATCAGAGTCCAGGGCTGTGGATCCTGATTTTGCTCGTGGATACAACACTATGTTTTCTGATGGCTATCCATTCATGCTAATATCTCAG GGATCATTGGGTGCATTAAATAAGCTTCTCGAGGAACCAGTTCCAATTAACCGTTTTAGACCCAA CATTTTTGTTGATGGCTGTCAACCATTTTCCGAGGACTTATGGAAAGAAATAAGGATAAATAAATTCACATTTGAAGGTGTCAAGCTATGCTCCCGCTGCAAG GTACCTACGATTAATCAAGATACTGGAATAGCAGGATCACAACCAACTGAAACTCTAAAGAAAATTCGGTCAGACAATATTTTGCGTCCAAATAAGAAACAGCAGGGGAAG GTCTACTTCGGACAGAACTTGATTTGGAAAGACAAACTTAATGGGAGCATAGTTCATGTGGGAGATCCCGTCTTTGTTTTGAAGCAAGTCTCCACTGCAGCTGAAGCTGCTGCCTGA